The [Clostridium] colinum genome includes the window TTTAACTTTGTACCACCCCAAAGATAATCCTTAAAACTTGGTTGTAATTTAAACATTAATAATCACCTCTATAAATATTTTATATTTTAATTATAAATTAGTTAAAATAAGGTGTAAATATAAAAATTTATAATATAGTGAAATAATTATAGAATATTGATATAAATTTATTTATTTGCTACAATAATATTTAAATATTATATATTATAAGTCCAAATTTGGAGGAAAATAAATGCAATCATATTTAGAAATAATTAAAAAAGAGCTAAAAGGACAAGAAATTTTAGGAAGAATATCCGCTCAGTATAGAGATATATATAAAGTTATAGTTAATGATAATGAAATACTTGCAAAAGTATCTGGAAAATTTATTTATAATAGTTATAGTAAAGAAGATTATCCAGTAGTTGGAGATTATGTTTTATTAGATAGAGATAATGACACTAAAGGAAATGCTATAATCGAAAAAATATTTGAAAGAAAAACAGTATTTAAAAGGAAAGATATTAATAACGGGCAAAATGAAATATTAGCATCTAATATAGATTATATATTTGTCTGTATGGCTTTAAATAATGATTTTAATTTAAGAAGGCTTGAAAGGTATATTACAGTATGTTATGAAAGTGGAGCGACGCCAGTTGTTATATTAACAAAGTCAGACTTATGTGATGATATAGAAAGTAAAGTATTTGAAGTAGAAAATATTGCAATAGGTATAGATATTCTAGTAGTATCTAATCTAGATAAATCATGTATAAAAGATATTTTTAATTATTTAAAATGTGGTATTACAGGGTGCTTTGTAGGGTCTTCTGGTGTAGGTAAATCTACATTAATTAATAATTTATTAGGAGAAGTTAAATTAGAAACTAATGGTATTAGAAATGATGATAAAGGGCGACATACTACTACAAGAAGAGAAATGTTTACATTAAAAAATGGAAGTATTGTTATAGATACACCAGGTATGAGAGAATTGTCTGTAGATTCTGAAAATATTGATAAAACTTTTTTAGATATATCTGAATTAGAAAAATTATGTAAATTTTCTGATTGTACACATACTAATGAACCTAAATGTGCAATAAGAGAGGCACTAGAAAATGGAACTTTATGCTATAAAAGATATAATAATTATTTAAAATTAAAAGAAGAAAGTAAATATATAAACCTTAATTTTAAAGAAATAGAAAAAGAAAAGATTAAGAAAATGTTTGGAAGTAAATCCGAATATAAAAATGCTATAAGACATATAAAAAATAAAAGATAATTTTTTATTTTTTATATAAAATTTAATATTTAAATTACCCCCAATTATTTAATTATAATTGGGGGTAAAATGTTATCAGACTGTAGACTAAATATTTTAGCAGTAGTTTTTTTATTTTTTAGCTTGTTCTAATGCTTGGTCAATTGCTTTAACTAATATATTAGTAGTCATAGATGTATCTACAGAGCTTACTATATCTGTGCTTTGATTTTCTATTATTTGAGCAGATATATCATCAATAGAACGTTCAAACAAAGGGTAAAAAACTTCCTGTGTTTCACCCATATTAACAAGATTAATATCTAAAATTTCATTTTTTGATACAGTAACCTCAACAGACACAGGATTACTATGTAGAATTATTTCAGAAGAATATGTACCAGGGTTGTATGCCGTGCTATTATCTTTAGGAATGAAAAAATAGATAATAACGCCTAAAATAATAATACCTACAATAGTTAATAAAGCTTTTTTTATTACATCTCTAAGTTTTACAACAACTATTTTTGTACTCAAAAAAATACCTCCTTAAAAAATAATATATTTATATTTTTATTACAATAATTGAAAAAATATGTTAAAATAATAATAATTAATATAAAAATGAATAGGGTGAAAATATGAAACTTAAATATATTTTTGGCAAAGCTGGTAGCGGAAAGCTAGAGCATTGTATTAATGAAATATTAATAAGACAAGAAGAAAAATATTTACCATCTATACTCCTTGTTCCAGAACAGTTTACTTTACAAGCCGAAAAAA containing:
- the rsgA gene encoding ribosome small subunit-dependent GTPase A is translated as MQSYLEIIKKELKGQEILGRISAQYRDIYKVIVNDNEILAKVSGKFIYNSYSKEDYPVVGDYVLLDRDNDTKGNAIIEKIFERKTVFKRKDINNGQNEILASNIDYIFVCMALNNDFNLRRLERYITVCYESGATPVVILTKSDLCDDIESKVFEVENIAIGIDILVVSNLDKSCIKDIFNYLKCGITGCFVGSSGVGKSTLINNLLGEVKLETNGIRNDDKGRHTTTRREMFTLKNGSIVIDTPGMRELSVDSENIDKTFLDISELEKLCKFSDCTHTNEPKCAIREALENGTLCYKRYNNYLKLKEESKYINLNFKEIEKEKIKKMFGSKSEYKNAIRHIKNKR
- a CDS encoding FMN-binding protein, which produces MSTKIVVVKLRDVIKKALLTIVGIIILGVIIYFFIPKDNSTAYNPGTYSSEIILHSNPVSVEVTVSKNEILDINLVNMGETQEVFYPLFERSIDDISAQIIENQSTDIVSSVDTSMTTNILVKAIDQALEQAKK